A stretch of the Nicotiana tabacum cultivar K326 chromosome 6, ASM71507v2, whole genome shotgun sequence genome encodes the following:
- the LOC142181862 gene encoding uncharacterized protein LOC142181862 produces the protein MSIAILGWNKLGFIDGTCKRENYGTNLVNLWENCNAIILSWLMNYVSPELLSGMVYSSNVNAVWDELKEQFDSLTPISGRETANSREFVQFIERQKLLQFLMGLNESYEQARRQLLMMVHVPTINKAHFMLKERESQRNMTNIVFVTDNADITTLIMAK, from the exons ATGAGCATTGCAATCCTAGGTTGGAATAAGCTAGGGTTCATTGATGGCACATGTAAAAGGGAGAATTACGGTACGAATCTCGTTAATCTGTGGGAGAATTGTAATGCAATTATTTTGTCTTGGTTGATGAATTATGTTTCACCAGAATTATTGAGTGGAATGGTGTATTCATCAAATGTTAATGCGGTTTGGGATGAACTGAAGGAAC AATTTGATAGTTTGACACCAATTTCTGGTCGTGAAACTGCCAATTCTCGTGAATTTGTTCAGTTTATAGAGCGTCAAAAGCTTCTACAATTTCTAATGGGACTCAATGAGTCATATGAACAAGCTAGAAGGCAGCTACTTATGATGGTACATGTGCCTACCATTAACAAAGCACACTTTATGCTTAAGGAAAGGGAGAGCCAAAGAAATATGACAAACATTGTATTTGTAACAGATAATGCAGATATTACAACACTTATCATGGCAAAATGA
- the LOC142181861 gene encoding secreted RxLR effector protein 161-like: MYLANNTRPDIAFAVSLLARFSSSPTRRHWNGVKHIFRYLRGTIDMGLFYSNEFKSEMIGYADAGYLSDPHKARSQTDYLFTYGGTAISWRSMKQTIVSTSSNHAEIIAIHEASQECVWLRSMTQHIQEMCGFLMKTDNPTTLYEDNAACIAQLKGGYIKGDKTKHILPKFFYA; encoded by the coding sequence ATGTATCTTGCCAACAATACTCGACCAGATATTGCTTTTGCAGTGAGCTTATTAGCAAGATTCAGCTCCTCTCCAACAAGAAGACATTGGAATGGTGTTAAGCATATATTTAGATATCTTCGGGGAACCATAGATATGGGATTGTTTTATTCTAATGAATTCAAGTCAGAAATGATTGGCTATGCCGATGCAggttatttgtctgatccacataAAGCCCGATCTCAAACAGACTatttgtttacatatggaggtactgctATATCATGGCGTTCAATGAAACAAACAATAGTTTCCacatcttcaaatcatgctgagataatagccattcatgaGGCTAGTCAGGAATGTGTTTGGTTAAGATCAATGACTCAGCATATTCAGGAAATGTGTGGTTTTCTTATGAAAACAGATAATCCAACTACActatatgaagacaatgctgcatgcattgCTCAACTGAAAGGAGGATACATCAAAGGAGACAAAACAAAGCACATTTTACCAAAGTTTTTTTACGCATGA
- the LOC107802051 gene encoding toll/interleukin-1 receptor-like protein: MVAGAKPKYDVFLSFRGEDTRKNFVSHLYRALTKKGVHTFRDDRSVEKGKTIKDELIGAIEESRLAVIVFSANYASSRWCLEELVKIIECKIQKKQTVIPICYGINESEKCSVVDGFAEAFAKREAYSTDGYFDEERLKSWRKALTEAIDSGWDVNKCVEQYYRNEAECIEQIVKEIVSKLRSEEVAGEVRQKDVEFGSKFLSERVIGFTRSAASPFPLCVPVFFFCDHL, encoded by the exons ATGGTAGCTGGAGCAAAGCCTAAATACGACGTGTTTTTAAGTTTTAGAGGAGAAGACACCCGCAAAAACTTTGTTAGTCATCTATACCGTGCTTTAACAAAGAAAGGAGTTCACACTTTCAGAGATGATCGGAGCGTAGAGAAGGGAAAAACAATCAAAGATGAACTAATCGGTGCTATTGAAGAGTCACGACTGGCCGTTATCGTGTTCTCGGCGAATTATGCGTCGTCCAGATGGTGTTTGGAGGAACTCGTTAAGATCATCGAATGCAAGATCCAGAAAAAGCAAACTGTTATACCCATCTGCTATGGTATTAACGAATCAGAAAAGTGCAGCGTAGTTGATGGTTTTGCTGAAGCTTTTGCCAAACGTGAAGCATATTCTACGGATGGTTACTTTGATGAAGAGAGACTGAAAAGTTGGAGGAAAGCTCTAACTGAAGCAATAGATTCAGGCTGGGATGTCAACAAGTGTGTGGAACAGTACTATCG GAACGAAGCGGAATGTATAGAGCAGATAGTGAAGGAGATCGTTAGCAAGCTAAGATCGGAAGAAGTGGCCGGAGAAGTACGTCAAAAGGATGTGGAATTCGGAAGTAAATTCCTGTCGGAGAGAGTCATTGGCTTCACTCGTTCAGCAGCATCTCCTTTCCCATTGTGTGTGCccgtattttttttttgtgaccaTTTATAG